The Denitrificimonas caeni genome has a segment encoding these proteins:
- a CDS encoding GspE/PulE family protein — protein MPSAAALPNHVLDLNEVLAELVKQRRIDQDAAENCIAARRGDAATVHMHPLEYIATQKLDDRSRPGRKLDLEALTLWLAEWAQQPYLRIDPLKIDVAAITPVMSYAFAQRHKIIAVAVDSASVTIASAQPFVRDWEDNLAHVLRRPIKRVVANPADIQRFTTEFYRLARSVSGASATDQFASGVGNFEQLLNLGASDQEPDANDAHIVNIVDWLFQYAFQQRASDIHIEPRREQGAVRFRIDGVLHTVYQFPAQVTMAVVSRLKSLGRMNVAEKRKPQDGRVKTKTPEGSEVELRLSTLPTAFGEKLVMRIFDPEVLLKTFDQLGFSGDDLQRWRSMTGQPNGIILVTGPTGSGKTTTLYTTLKQLATEEVNVCTIEDPIEMIEPAFNQMQVQHNIDLTFASGIRALMRQDPDIIMIGEIRDLETAEMAIQAALTGHLVLSTLHTNDAPSAITRLLELGVPYYLLKATLLGVMAQRLVRTLCPHCKAPVDIAEADWHTLTQPWSAPLPKGAQQAVGCLECRETGYRGRAGVYEIMLLNDAIKPLIMADTDLVKLKNQAYRDGMRSLRLSGAQKIAAGLTTIEEILRVTPQSQQK, from the coding sequence ATGCCCTCTGCCGCCGCTCTACCTAATCATGTACTGGATTTAAATGAAGTCTTGGCTGAGTTGGTTAAGCAGAGGCGCATTGATCAGGATGCTGCAGAAAACTGTATAGCAGCGCGCCGTGGTGATGCGGCAACGGTGCACATGCATCCGCTGGAATATATCGCTACGCAAAAGCTCGATGATAGGTCGCGGCCTGGACGCAAGCTCGACTTAGAGGCTTTAACCCTGTGGTTAGCTGAGTGGGCGCAGCAGCCGTACTTGCGTATTGATCCATTAAAAATTGATGTGGCGGCTATTACTCCGGTGATGTCTTACGCTTTCGCCCAACGTCATAAAATTATTGCTGTGGCCGTGGATAGCGCCAGTGTCACCATTGCTAGCGCCCAGCCTTTTGTGCGCGACTGGGAAGATAACCTAGCCCATGTGTTACGTCGGCCAATTAAACGAGTGGTGGCCAATCCTGCAGATATTCAACGCTTCACCACTGAGTTTTATCGTTTAGCCCGCTCTGTCTCTGGCGCTTCAGCCACTGATCAGTTTGCCAGTGGTGTGGGGAATTTTGAGCAGTTACTCAACCTTGGTGCCAGTGATCAAGAGCCAGATGCCAATGATGCACATATCGTCAACATTGTTGACTGGCTGTTCCAGTATGCCTTTCAGCAGCGCGCCAGTGATATTCATATTGAGCCGCGCCGCGAGCAAGGTGCGGTGCGTTTTCGCATTGATGGTGTCTTGCATACGGTGTACCAGTTTCCCGCGCAAGTCACTATGGCAGTGGTCAGCCGTTTAAAGTCCTTAGGGCGCATGAATGTGGCAGAGAAGCGCAAGCCTCAAGATGGACGGGTGAAAACCAAAACGCCAGAGGGTAGCGAAGTGGAGCTGCGCCTCTCCACGCTACCCACGGCCTTTGGGGAAAAACTGGTGATGCGGATTTTTGACCCCGAGGTGTTATTAAAAACCTTTGATCAGTTGGGCTTCTCGGGTGATGACTTACAACGCTGGCGCAGTATGACTGGGCAGCCCAATGGTATTATCTTAGTCACAGGCCCAACTGGCTCCGGTAAAACCACCACGCTTTATACCACCTTGAAGCAACTGGCCACGGAAGAGGTCAATGTCTGCACGATTGAAGACCCCATCGAAATGATTGAGCCAGCGTTTAATCAGATGCAGGTGCAGCACAATATTGATCTCACCTTCGCCAGTGGCATTCGTGCACTGATGCGCCAAGATCCCGATATTATTATGATCGGTGAAATACGCGACTTAGAAACCGCAGAAATGGCGATTCAAGCGGCTTTGACAGGCCACTTAGTGCTTTCCACCTTGCATACCAATGATGCGCCCAGCGCCATTACGCGCTTATTAGAGTTGGGCGTACCCTATTACTTACTCAAAGCCACATTGCTTGGAGTAATGGCGCAGCGTTTAGTGCGCACCTTGTGTCCGCACTGTAAGGCTCCGGTGGACATTGCCGAAGCTGATTGGCATACGCTAACTCAGCCGTGGAGTGCTCCTTTGCCTAAAGGTGCACAACAAGCAGTGGGCTGTTTAGAGTGTCGAGAGACAGGCTACCGTGGACGCGCGGGGGTGTATGAAATCATGCTGCTCAATGATGCAATTAAGCCTTTAATCATGGCTGATACAGATTTAGTCAAATTGAAAAACCAAGCGTACCGCGATGGTATGCGCAGCTTGCGACTGTCTGGAGCGCAAAAAATAGCTGCGGGGCTGACCACCATTGAAGAGATTTTACGCGTGACGCCACAAAGTCAGCAAAAATAA
- a CDS encoding SPFH domain-containing protein, with translation MDIGFVLFLFVALIVAVVFMGFKVVPQGYEWTVERFGRYTGTLKPGLNIIVPLMDTVGRKISVMERVLDIPAQEAISADNAIVRIDAVCFFQVVNTAQAAYEVSELEYAILNLVVTNIRTVLGSMELDQMLSQRDVINERLLHTVDQATAPWGVKVTRIEIKDITPPADLVAAMASQMKAERLKRASILEAEGRRQADILTAEGEKQSQILKAEGKREAAFLEAQARERAAQAEAEATRMVSEAISGGSVQAVNYFVAQKYIDALGNIAAADNSKVIMMPLEASQLIGSIGGISEIVKASFDGKQA, from the coding sequence ATGGATATTGGTTTCGTTTTGTTTTTATTTGTTGCCCTGATTGTCGCTGTGGTTTTTATGGGCTTTAAAGTGGTGCCGCAGGGTTACGAATGGACTGTGGAACGCTTTGGGCGTTATACCGGTACGTTAAAGCCGGGGTTAAATATTATTGTACCGCTGATGGATACTGTCGGCCGCAAAATTAGCGTGATGGAGCGAGTGTTAGACATTCCCGCACAAGAGGCGATCAGCGCCGATAACGCCATTGTCCGTATTGATGCCGTATGCTTTTTCCAGGTGGTGAATACTGCGCAAGCAGCTTATGAAGTCAGTGAGTTGGAATATGCCATTTTAAACTTAGTGGTGACCAATATCCGTACGGTTTTAGGCTCCATGGAGCTGGATCAGATGCTCAGCCAGCGCGATGTGATTAATGAGCGTTTACTGCATACCGTTGATCAGGCTACAGCGCCATGGGGAGTTAAAGTTACGCGCATTGAAATCAAAGACATTACCCCGCCAGCTGATTTAGTTGCGGCGATGGCCAGTCAAATGAAAGCTGAGCGCCTTAAACGAGCGTCGATTTTAGAAGCTGAAGGACGTCGCCAAGCGGATATTTTAACCGCTGAAGGTGAAAAACAATCGCAGATTTTAAAGGCAGAAGGTAAGCGTGAAGCCGCGTTTTTGGAGGCTCAAGCCCGTGAACGTGCGGCGCAAGCAGAGGCAGAAGCAACCCGTATGGTTTCGGAAGCCATCAGTGGCGGCAGTGTGCAGGCGGTGAACTACTTTGTCGCGCAAAAGTACATTGATGCGCTGGGGAATATTGCTGCTGCAGACAACAGTAAAGTCATCATGATGCCGTTAGAAGCCAGCCAGTTAATTGGCTCCATTGGTGGTATCAGTGAAATTGTTAAGGCCTCCTTTGATGGTAAGCAGGCGTGA
- a CDS encoding NfeD family protein yields MSVYLQHLAVWDWLALAVLLLIVEVFGTAGYFLWFGTAAAVVGILLWLFPELSWAWQFMIFALLALATALLWWRRLRKQPAAEPGLNQRGSELLGGEYILHEAISAGRGKIKAGDSYWLVSGPNLPVGQRVKVIGQQGTVLQVEPCAVD; encoded by the coding sequence GTGAGTGTGTACCTACAACATTTAGCTGTGTGGGATTGGCTCGCATTAGCCGTGCTCTTACTGATTGTTGAGGTGTTCGGCACGGCCGGCTATTTTTTATGGTTTGGTACGGCTGCTGCCGTAGTTGGCATTTTGCTCTGGCTTTTTCCTGAGCTTTCGTGGGCATGGCAGTTCATGATTTTTGCGCTGTTGGCATTGGCCACAGCGCTACTTTGGTGGCGACGTTTGCGCAAGCAACCTGCTGCTGAACCGGGTTTAAATCAACGCGGTAGTGAATTGCTTGGTGGCGAGTATATTTTGCATGAAGCTATTAGTGCCGGTCGTGGCAAAATCAAAGCGGGTGATAGTTATTGGCTTGTCAGTGGTCCGAATCTGCCTGTCGGGCAGCGGGTTAAAGTGATTGGGCAGCAAGGCACTGTGCTGCAAGTTGAGCCTTGCGCTGTTGATTAA
- a CDS encoding NRDE family protein: MCLVVFAWRPESQQPLLLLANRDEVHARPSAALAQWADQPSIYAGRDLEAGGTWLGIAAHGRFATLTNVRDMSLPLGEQSRGALVSDYLAGQQSPQEYLHSIAAELEQYSGFNLLLGDAQSMWFVSSTEPRPKRLSPGIYGLCNASLDTPWPKLVRLRTMFSAHLEATDEALFTLMQDEQRAADDQLPDTGVGLAMERMLSSIFIRGEVYGTRATSLLRRFADGRTTLAERSYGVNGQFTGQNQVELPAFILDK; encoded by the coding sequence ATGTGTTTAGTTGTTTTTGCTTGGCGTCCTGAAAGTCAGCAGCCTTTATTATTACTGGCTAACCGTGATGAGGTACATGCGCGTCCCAGTGCAGCGCTGGCGCAATGGGCAGATCAGCCCAGTATTTATGCCGGGCGCGATTTAGAAGCTGGCGGTACTTGGCTAGGGATTGCGGCGCACGGGCGTTTCGCTACATTAACCAATGTGCGTGATATGTCATTGCCTTTAGGTGAGCAGTCACGGGGCGCTTTGGTTAGCGATTATCTTGCGGGACAACAAAGTCCGCAGGAGTATTTACACAGTATTGCTGCTGAGCTTGAGCAGTACAGTGGTTTTAACTTACTGCTCGGTGATGCGCAATCAATGTGGTTTGTCAGTTCTACTGAGCCACGGCCAAAGCGCTTAAGCCCAGGAATTTACGGCTTGTGCAATGCGAGCTTGGATACCCCATGGCCCAAGCTGGTGCGCTTACGCACGATGTTTTCTGCGCACTTGGAGGCTACAGACGAGGCACTGTTTACGTTAATGCAAGATGAGCAGCGTGCTGCTGATGATCAGCTGCCCGATACTGGCGTGGGCCTGGCCATGGAGCGCATGCTCTCGAGTATCTTTATTCGTGGCGAGGTGTACGGTACACGGGCAACCAGCTTGTTACGGCGCTTTGCTGATGGCCGAACGACTTTAGCTGAGCGCAGCTATGGGGTAAATGGACAGTTTACCGGTCAAAACCAAGTTGAGTTGCCAGCCTTTATCTTAGACAAGTAG